The following coding sequences are from one Trichoplusia ni isolate ovarian cell line Hi5 chromosome 15, tn1, whole genome shotgun sequence window:
- the LOC113501341 gene encoding sodium-dependent proline transporter-like: protein MSESLSTRSKTLTESVDTDTTENLSAKTSIFDRWTNNISYRQLVVSSCIGIFQLWWHPYLYDFRKLLPFLFLYNIFSIVIGYPLFYLELAIGVATKKGVLNCWDLSPMSRGIGIAMLSICVFSALAAGAAGAWCLALTVHSVHTFLPWLHCAAAAHPPCAARHRPLPAGSETPAQSFFFNFVLDLKRNGLEGGLGNLVWELSTYYVISWVLIYFVVIKRMYSYSKLVLFKDVLTYFVLVCVAVGALRLEGAGRMFKACDWGVLLEGLQMWREAMEYALIEMSVCQGSLLMLGSYCPQSPHRLGSTALLAFAVSKSSCMTAALVLGATHGALYKDYENVTNIWPGTSSASILWSDYVARIPGSQFWSALIFFTLFVLSVTTAALLVQTVMSTFTGRSIRKTTWAFLIVICLLFCLIGIITLCTQGGLYILNFLMNWPATKTRVPIAAVVATVITYIYGQTRFCEDVYFAVGEYPSVFMRICWALSPAVMMCIFAGGSSSWPPGEALAGWLLVALTVLPIGIVMLFYGIFKCRVRNIVRDEK, encoded by the exons ATGAGTGAAAGTTTg agcACTCGATCGAAAACTTTGACTGAATCAGTTGATACTGACACTACGGAAAATCTATCTGCAAAAACTTCA ATCTTCGATAGATGGACAAACAACATAAGTTACCGGCAGCTCGTGGTCTCCTCCTGCATCGGCATCTTCCAGCTCTGGTGGCATCCCTACCTCTACGACTTCAGGAAGCTGCTTCCTTTCCTCTTCCTCTACAACATCTTCAGCATCGTCATAGGATACCCGCTGTTCTATCTGGAACTCGCGATAGGCGTTGCCACCAAGAAAGGCGTACTTAACTGCTGGGATTTGTCTCCGATGTCTAGAG GCATAGGCATCGCGATGCTCTCCATCTGCGTGTTCAgcgcgctggcggcgggcgcggcgggcgcgtgGTGCCTGGCCCTCACGGTGCACTCTGTCCACACATTCCTGCCGTGGCTGCACTGCGCGGCCGCCGCCCATCCACCCTGCGCCGCTAGGCATCGCCCTCTACCGGCGGGGAGTGAGACTCCTGCGCAGTCATTCTTCTT CAACTTCGTGTTGGACCTAAAGCGAAACGGTCTGGAGGGCGGTTTGGGCAACTTGGTGTGGGAGCTGAGTACTTACTACGTCATCAGCTGGGTGCTCATCTACTTCGTCGTCATCAAACGCATGTACAGCTACTCCAAG TTGGTGTTATTCAAGGACGTGTTAACATACTTTGTGTTGGTGTGCGTGGCGGTGGGCGCGCTACGGCTGGAGGGCGCCGGACGCATGTTCAAAGCCTGCGATTGGGGCGTGCTGTTAGAGGGACTGCAA ATGTGGCGCGAAGCAATGGAGTATGCTCTAATAGAGATGTCGGTCTGCCAGGGGTCCCTCCTCATGCTGGGCTCGTACTGCCCTCAGTCCCCACACAGACTCGGCTCCACCGCCTTGCTCGCCTTCGCCGTGTCGAAGTCCAGCTGCATGACAGCCGCACTCGTTCTAGGAGCCACGCATGGAGCTCTCTACAAGGACTATGAAAATGTTACTAATATATGGCCAG GAACGTCATCAGCCTCTATCCTGTGGTCTGACTACGTAGCACGGATACCCGGCAGCCAGTTCTGGTCCGCTCTAATATTCTTCACGCTTTTCGTCTTGTCAGTCACTACAGCG GCGCTGTTAGTTCAGACAGTGATGTCGACGTTTACGGGACGGTCCATCAGAAAGACAACTTGGGCTTTCCTTATAGTCATATGCCTACTGTTTTGTCTAATTGGCATCATCACTCTGTGTACACAG GGTGGGTTATACATACTGAATTTCCTGATGAACTGGCCGGCGACGAAGACTCGCGTGCCGATAGCGGCGGTCGTGGCGACTGTGATAACCTACATTTATGGTCAGACCAGATTCTGTGAGGATGTGTACTTCGCGGTCGGGGAATACCCTAGTGTCTTCATGAGGATTTGTTGGGCGTTATCGCCAGCTGTTATGATG TGCATTTTTGCCGGCGGGTCTAGCTCATGGCCGCCGGGGGAGGCTCTCGCGGGCTGGCTTCTAGTCGCCCTAACAGTTCTGCCTATAGGCATCGTCATGCTCTTCTACGGGATCTTCAAATGCAGAGTCAGG AATATCGTGCGAGATGAAAAATGA